A region from the Kribbella shirazensis genome encodes:
- a CDS encoding SDR family oxidoreductase, translating into MDLQLSGKAAVVTGASKGIGLACVEALAREGASVTGISRDTGNLVKAQESLAAKELAFQVEAVDLTDPEATRAAFERIGVPDILINCAGAARRTPVDELDSTALHAAMDAKYFTYMHATEAVIRGMAERGSGAVVNIVGQGGRAANPLHIGGGAANAALMLASVGYAKAYAGQGVRVNVINPGMTRTGRVDEGLEAAVRATGRPKDELLADMVKEIPMGRAGEPHEVANVAVFLASPLASYVTASIITMDGATTAGI; encoded by the coding sequence GTGGACCTGCAACTCTCGGGCAAGGCCGCGGTGGTCACCGGTGCGAGCAAGGGCATCGGGCTGGCGTGTGTCGAGGCGCTGGCGCGCGAGGGCGCCAGTGTGACCGGCATCTCCCGCGACACCGGCAATCTGGTGAAGGCACAGGAGTCGCTCGCGGCCAAGGAGCTCGCCTTCCAGGTGGAGGCGGTCGACCTGACCGATCCCGAGGCGACCAGGGCGGCGTTCGAGCGGATCGGCGTACCGGACATCCTGATCAACTGTGCGGGCGCGGCCCGGCGGACGCCGGTCGACGAGCTGGACAGTACGGCGCTGCACGCGGCGATGGACGCTAAATACTTCACGTACATGCACGCGACCGAGGCGGTCATCCGCGGCATGGCCGAGCGCGGCAGCGGCGCGGTCGTGAACATCGTCGGCCAGGGCGGCCGCGCGGCGAACCCGTTGCACATCGGCGGCGGCGCGGCGAACGCGGCGCTGATGCTGGCGTCGGTCGGCTATGCGAAGGCGTACGCGGGCCAGGGCGTCCGGGTGAACGTGATCAACCCCGGCATGACCCGCACCGGCCGCGTCGACGAGGGGCTCGAGGCCGCGGTCCGTGCGACCGGCAGGCCCAAGGACGAACTGCTGGCCGACATGGTCAAGGAGATCCCGATGGGCCGCGCGGGCGAACCGCACGAGGTCGCCAATGTCGCCGTCTTCCTGGCCTCACCGCTGGCCAGCTACGTCACCGCCTCGATCATCACCATGGACGGCGCGACGACCGCAGGCATCTGA
- a CDS encoding phosphatase PAP2 family protein — protein MAQVTLERVGQPALPELTRNRGGVRRIVREIALLAVLFGVYNLGRFLSAEHAGSAVRHAHELIRWEAWLGLPSEATIQQHALQVDGLARAANVFYATVHFPLTAMVLLWLLIRRPAGYAKARWALASLTGLALIGHMFFPLAPPRMMPGWVDTGVLLGQSVYGPSTDSGIANQFAAMPSLHVGWAFMVAVFLIRATRSPWRWLWIAHPVLTFAVVVVTANHYWLDGLVAIALAVPLLLIFDNSSSARTRNGARSSTSRAVAAPMSNQSPISSSRP, from the coding sequence ATGGCGCAGGTGACTCTGGAGCGGGTAGGGCAACCGGCGTTGCCCGAGCTGACGCGGAATCGGGGTGGGGTCAGGCGGATCGTGCGGGAGATCGCGTTGCTCGCGGTCCTGTTCGGCGTCTACAACCTCGGCCGGTTCCTGTCGGCGGAGCATGCGGGCTCTGCGGTCCGGCACGCGCATGAGCTGATCCGCTGGGAGGCCTGGCTCGGGCTGCCCAGCGAGGCGACGATCCAGCAGCACGCGCTTCAGGTCGACGGGCTCGCCCGCGCCGCGAACGTCTTCTACGCGACCGTGCACTTCCCGCTGACCGCGATGGTTCTGCTCTGGTTGTTGATCCGCCGCCCGGCCGGGTACGCGAAGGCGCGCTGGGCACTCGCGTCCCTGACCGGGCTGGCCTTGATCGGGCACATGTTCTTCCCGCTCGCCCCGCCGCGGATGATGCCGGGCTGGGTGGACACGGGCGTCCTGCTCGGCCAGTCGGTCTACGGGCCGAGCACGGACTCCGGGATCGCGAACCAGTTCGCGGCGATGCCGAGTCTGCACGTCGGCTGGGCGTTCATGGTCGCGGTCTTCCTGATCCGGGCCACGCGCTCACCCTGGCGCTGGCTGTGGATCGCACACCCGGTGCTCACGTTCGCGGTCGTCGTGGTCACCGCGAACCACTACTGGCTGGACGGATTGGTGGCGATTGCTCTCGCCGTACCGCTGCTCCTGATCTTCGACAACTCCTCGTCGGCGCGGACCAGGAACGGCGCGCGATCCAGTACCAGCCGGGCGGTCGCCGCGCCGATGTCGAACCAGAGCCCGATCAGCTCGAGCCGTCCTTGA
- a CDS encoding MFS transporter: MVNVFIRWTWMRAVLHNGWWLVTSVYLVVDAGLSPAELVLIGSVQSAFALVFEVPAGVIADTLSRKWSLVISQVLMGTAMLATGLFESFPALLATQVLWGISWTFASGSDVALITDELGSGEINLVLARAARAQLTGAATGLVVLGLLAWTTRRDLTIVIAGVAMLSLALYVALRFTEHNFVPTRTARWSASWGTFRRGVTLVRRSRAILLIFAATFLVNGASDAAGRLTQKQLLDLGLPTAPDPIAWFTALGVIGLLVGAVVLRLVTRRISGAHAATDYALAAVVGVLGMLLLAFAPDPVVGAIAVVLLNGIVTPLTRVISTIWVNTRTTADIRATTHSFLAQLEYLGEITCGLAISAIARLTTLPLALTACAALFAATAVLMGRVRR; the protein is encoded by the coding sequence ATGGTGAACGTCTTCATCCGGTGGACCTGGATGCGGGCGGTGCTGCACAACGGCTGGTGGCTGGTCACGAGCGTCTACCTGGTCGTCGACGCCGGCCTGTCCCCCGCCGAGCTCGTCCTGATCGGCTCGGTGCAGAGTGCGTTCGCGCTCGTCTTCGAAGTACCGGCCGGCGTCATCGCCGACACCCTCAGCCGCAAGTGGTCGCTGGTGATCTCACAGGTGCTGATGGGTACGGCGATGCTCGCGACCGGGCTGTTCGAGTCGTTCCCGGCGCTCCTCGCCACGCAGGTGCTGTGGGGCATCTCGTGGACCTTCGCCAGCGGGTCGGACGTCGCGCTGATCACCGACGAACTCGGGTCCGGGGAGATCAACCTCGTCCTCGCCCGGGCCGCCCGTGCCCAGTTGACCGGTGCCGCGACCGGTCTCGTCGTCCTGGGCCTGCTCGCGTGGACGACCCGGCGCGACCTCACGATCGTGATCGCCGGCGTCGCGATGCTGTCGCTGGCGCTCTACGTCGCGCTCCGCTTCACCGAGCACAACTTCGTCCCGACCCGGACCGCACGCTGGTCGGCGTCCTGGGGCACGTTCCGGCGAGGCGTCACGCTGGTACGGCGCAGTCGCGCGATCCTGCTGATCTTCGCCGCGACGTTCCTCGTGAACGGCGCCTCGGACGCCGCCGGACGCCTTACCCAGAAGCAACTTCTCGACCTCGGCCTGCCGACCGCGCCTGACCCGATCGCCTGGTTCACCGCGCTCGGCGTCATCGGGCTGCTCGTCGGCGCCGTCGTACTCCGGCTCGTCACCCGGCGGATCAGCGGCGCGCACGCCGCGACCGACTACGCGCTGGCCGCAGTGGTCGGAGTACTCGGCATGCTGCTGCTCGCGTTCGCTCCCGATCCGGTCGTCGGCGCGATCGCGGTCGTACTGCTGAACGGCATCGTCACGCCGCTCACCCGCGTGATCAGCACGATCTGGGTGAACACCCGCACAACCGCCGACATCCGCGCCACCACCCACTCGTTCCTCGCCCAGCTCGAGTACCTGGGCGAGATCACCTGCGGCCTCGCCATCTCCGCGATCGCCCGACTCACCACACTCCCCCTCGCGCTCACTGCGTGCGCAGCCCTGTTCGCAGCCACCGCCGTACTGATGGGCCGGGTCAGACGGTGA
- a CDS encoding aconitase X swivel domain-containing protein, with amino-acid sequence MIIHGRTLHPGTATGTPIRLTAPLSFWGGTDNQGRIVDAHHPQCGALLTGRILLMESGRGSSSASSVLAEQIRARTAPAAIILSRPDPIIPLGALVAAELYHLNLPVVVARYDELPDDALLHVSATPAGATITV; translated from the coding sequence ATGATCATCCACGGCCGCACCCTGCATCCCGGGACCGCCACCGGTACGCCGATCCGTCTCACCGCGCCGCTGTCGTTCTGGGGCGGGACCGACAACCAGGGCCGCATCGTCGACGCCCACCACCCGCAATGCGGAGCGCTCCTCACCGGCCGCATCCTGCTGATGGAATCGGGCCGCGGCTCCAGCTCCGCGTCCAGCGTCCTCGCCGAACAGATCCGCGCCCGCACCGCCCCCGCCGCGATCATCCTGTCCCGCCCCGACCCGATCATCCCCCTCGGCGCCCTCGTCGCCGCCGAGCTCTACCACCTCAACCTCCCGGTCGTCGTAGCCCGGTATGACGAACTCCCCGACGACGCGCTCCTGCACGTTTCCGCGACTCCAGCCGGCGCAACCATCACCGTCTGA
- a CDS encoding aconitase X, with translation MPTLHLTAEEEAMLGGRDGEAVALAMRVIVGQARISDAPRLVEITSAHVDSCLYHGQVSLDFAHRLADLGARVRVPTTLNVGSMDLIHPALVRDHELAAAGRELMTAYVGLGCTPTFTCAPYQLADRPGFGEHIAWAESNAIVFANSVLGARTDRYGDFLDVCAAITGRAPYAGLQTPEARRGTVAFDCRPLGEFLHSELAYPLLGHHIGSVVGDGIPVLVGIPADVGEDELKAFGAAAASAGGVALFHAVGITPEAPSSVEDLPVRVVELETLQHVRRELSSAVSELDAVSVGTPHASYDECVRLAELVVGPPLALPFYLSTARATRDRLADNGVLRVLEAAGVTVVVDTCTYVTAILSPTWKHVMTNSGKWAHYAPGNINVSPILGTLAECVASARAGRVVLDV, from the coding sequence ATGCCGACTCTCCACCTGACCGCCGAGGAAGAAGCGATGCTCGGCGGTCGGGACGGAGAGGCCGTCGCGCTCGCGATGCGGGTGATCGTCGGTCAGGCGCGGATCTCGGACGCGCCGCGGCTCGTCGAGATCACGTCCGCGCACGTCGACTCGTGCCTGTACCACGGCCAGGTCAGCCTCGACTTCGCGCACCGCCTCGCGGACCTGGGGGCCCGGGTCCGCGTGCCGACCACGCTGAACGTCGGCTCGATGGACCTCATCCATCCCGCCCTGGTGCGCGACCACGAGCTCGCGGCCGCGGGACGGGAACTGATGACGGCGTACGTCGGCCTCGGGTGTACGCCGACGTTCACCTGCGCGCCGTACCAGCTCGCGGACCGGCCCGGCTTCGGCGAGCACATCGCGTGGGCGGAGTCGAACGCGATCGTGTTCGCGAACTCGGTCCTCGGCGCGCGGACGGATCGGTACGGCGACTTCCTCGACGTCTGCGCGGCGATCACCGGACGGGCGCCGTACGCCGGGTTGCAGACGCCCGAGGCGCGGCGCGGGACCGTGGCCTTCGACTGCCGTCCGCTCGGTGAGTTCCTGCACAGCGAGCTGGCGTATCCGTTGCTCGGTCATCACATCGGGTCGGTCGTCGGCGACGGGATCCCTGTGCTGGTAGGGATTCCGGCCGATGTGGGCGAGGACGAGCTGAAGGCCTTCGGCGCGGCGGCCGCGTCGGCCGGGGGAGTCGCGCTGTTCCACGCGGTCGGTATCACGCCGGAGGCGCCCTCATCGGTCGAGGACCTGCCCGTGCGGGTGGTGGAGCTGGAGACACTGCAGCATGTGCGACGCGAGTTGTCGTCGGCCGTCTCGGAGCTGGACGCAGTGAGCGTCGGTACGCCGCATGCGTCGTACGACGAATGTGTCCGGCTGGCCGAGCTGGTGGTGGGACCGCCCCTCGCGTTGCCGTTCTACCTGTCGACGGCTCGCGCGACGCGAGATCGGCTGGCGGACAACGGCGTACTGCGGGTGCTGGAGGCCGCCGGTGTGACGGTCGTCGTCGACACCTGCACGTACGTGACCGCGATCCTGTCGCCCACCTGGAAGCACGTGATGACGAACTCAGGCAAGTGGGCGCACTACGCACCCGGCAACATCAACGTCTCCCCGATCCTCGGCACGCTCGCCGAATGCGTCGCCTCGGCGCGCGCCGGCCGAGTGGTTCTCGACGTATGA
- a CDS encoding S41 family peptidase — protein MSQPRTIRTATKKRAATTRRKPAAKAQAVVPLADFLGSAGNLTLAQRKLLVDQALLLLGENYVHLPLKIAMHAVNPLQRLRVMRARMERQTAATMEAEWMFHREMSSIFNSVRDLHTNYLLPVPFAGKIAFLPFMIEKCHDADGAERYLITRTVTGYQAPQFGPGAEVTHWNGTPIARAVALNGARFAGSNEAASRARGLDSLTLRPLVIQAPPDEDWVTLTYVGLDGSQQELREQWKVTTNLPPMTDLDAVSETSASMGLDLDSDEKSRAKKALYVRDVVELERGQTSAELAVPAAVGGADLPTTMPGVFRAREVVTSSGTFGHVRIFTFSVPDPVAFRDEFVRLAAALPQNGLIVDVRDNGGGHIYASEFTLQTLTPRRIAPEPVQFISTPLNLRICRRHQNNPAGIDLGPWFDSLDLAIETGAQYSAAKPITPEEGANDIGQTYLGPVVLVTDARVYSATDIFTAGFADHEIGTILGVDDNTGAGGANVWTHGLLAALLNEPPPPDETSPYVALPNGANLRVAIRRTLRVGKLAGTPVEDLGVKPHETHRMTRADLLDGNFDLLNRAGELLAEMPLHRLDVQTSFSGTTLTVTIDVLGIDRVDVYVDDRPISSEDLTGSTSLDILDVTPGQLLRADGYESGALVASRRVTV, from the coding sequence ATGTCTCAACCACGCACGATCAGAACCGCGACGAAGAAGCGCGCCGCCACGACCCGCCGCAAGCCGGCCGCGAAGGCGCAGGCCGTCGTACCGCTGGCCGACTTTCTCGGCTCGGCCGGCAACCTCACGCTCGCGCAGCGGAAGCTCCTGGTGGACCAGGCGCTGCTGCTGCTCGGCGAGAACTACGTGCATCTGCCGCTGAAGATCGCGATGCACGCCGTGAACCCGCTCCAGCGGCTGCGCGTGATGCGCGCCCGGATGGAGCGCCAGACGGCGGCGACAATGGAAGCCGAGTGGATGTTCCACCGCGAGATGTCGAGCATCTTCAACTCGGTCCGCGACCTGCACACCAACTACCTGCTGCCGGTGCCGTTCGCCGGCAAGATCGCGTTCCTGCCGTTCATGATCGAGAAGTGCCACGACGCCGACGGCGCCGAGCGGTACCTGATCACGCGCACCGTCACCGGCTACCAGGCACCGCAGTTCGGCCCCGGCGCCGAGGTGACGCACTGGAACGGCACGCCGATCGCCCGCGCCGTCGCCCTGAACGGCGCGAGGTTCGCCGGCAGCAACGAGGCCGCCAGCCGCGCCCGCGGCCTGGACTCGCTCACGCTGCGACCGTTGGTGATCCAGGCGCCGCCCGACGAGGACTGGGTGACGCTCACGTACGTCGGCCTCGACGGCTCGCAGCAGGAACTGCGCGAGCAGTGGAAGGTCACCACCAACCTGCCGCCGATGACGGATCTGGACGCGGTCAGCGAGACGTCGGCGTCGATGGGGCTCGACCTCGACTCCGACGAGAAGTCCCGGGCGAAGAAGGCGCTGTACGTCCGCGACGTCGTCGAGCTCGAACGCGGCCAGACCTCCGCCGAGCTCGCCGTCCCGGCCGCGGTCGGTGGGGCGGACCTGCCGACCACGATGCCCGGCGTCTTCCGGGCCCGCGAGGTCGTCACGTCGTCCGGCACCTTCGGGCATGTCCGGATCTTCACGTTCAGCGTGCCGGACCCGGTCGCGTTCCGGGACGAGTTCGTCCGGCTGGCCGCCGCGCTCCCGCAGAACGGTTTGATCGTCGACGTCCGCGACAACGGCGGCGGGCACATCTACGCGAGCGAGTTCACGCTGCAGACGCTGACGCCGCGGCGGATCGCGCCCGAGCCGGTGCAGTTCATCAGTACGCCGCTCAACCTGAGGATCTGCCGGCGGCACCAGAACAACCCGGCCGGGATCGACCTCGGCCCGTGGTTCGACTCGCTCGACCTGGCGATCGAGACCGGGGCGCAGTACTCGGCGGCGAAACCGATCACGCCGGAGGAGGGTGCGAACGACATCGGGCAGACGTACCTCGGTCCGGTCGTGCTGGTCACCGACGCCCGGGTCTACTCGGCCACGGACATCTTCACCGCCGGGTTCGCCGACCACGAGATCGGCACCATCCTCGGGGTCGACGACAACACCGGCGCGGGCGGCGCGAACGTCTGGACGCACGGTCTGCTCGCGGCGCTGCTCAACGAACCGCCGCCACCCGACGAGACCTCGCCGTACGTCGCGCTGCCGAACGGCGCGAACCTGCGGGTCGCGATCCGGCGCACGCTCCGGGTCGGCAAGCTCGCCGGTACCCCGGTCGAGGACCTCGGCGTGAAGCCGCACGAGACTCACCGGATGACCAGGGCCGACCTGCTCGACGGCAATTTCGACCTGCTGAACAGGGCCGGCGAACTGCTCGCGGAGATGCCGTTGCACCGTCTCGACGTGCAGACGTCGTTCAGCGGTACGACGCTCACGGTCACGATCGATGTCCTGGGCATCGATCGGGTTGATGTGTACGTCGACGACCGCCCGATCAGTTCCGAGGACCTGACCGGATCGACCAGCCTCGACATTCTCGACGTCACGCCCGGCCAGCTGCTGCGGGCCGACGGCTACGAGTCGGGGGCTCTGGTGGCGTCCCGCCGGGTTACCGTCTGA
- a CDS encoding M50 family metallopeptidase produces MKEFWDNITAVQPEPSLRLVIGTGVVALLLIAWRPIWKYTRQVVTIAHEGAHGLIAALVGRKLSGIRLHSDTSGVTVSRGKPTGGGMIAVLLAGYPGPALFGLAAAFVLSRGYAVALLWGLLLALVILLLQIRNLFGLWSVLVFGAVVFGVSWWGSATAQAAFAHLLTWFLLLAAPRAVLELQYSRRGGRGRTSDADQLRRLTGVPAILWVGVFGLVTLGCLAVGVMWSGVLPS; encoded by the coding sequence GTGAAGGAGTTTTGGGACAACATCACCGCGGTACAGCCGGAACCGTCGCTGCGACTGGTGATCGGAACCGGCGTGGTCGCGCTGCTGCTGATCGCGTGGCGACCGATCTGGAAGTACACGCGGCAGGTCGTGACGATCGCGCACGAGGGCGCGCACGGACTGATCGCCGCGCTGGTCGGCCGCAAGCTGTCCGGGATCCGGCTGCACTCGGACACATCCGGGGTCACGGTGTCCCGCGGCAAGCCGACCGGCGGCGGGATGATCGCCGTACTGCTGGCCGGTTATCCCGGTCCCGCGCTCTTCGGTCTGGCCGCTGCGTTCGTCCTCAGCCGCGGGTACGCCGTTGCGCTGCTCTGGGGGCTGTTGCTCGCTCTGGTGATCCTGCTGCTCCAGATCCGCAACCTGTTCGGGCTCTGGTCTGTACTGGTGTTCGGTGCCGTGGTGTTCGGGGTGTCGTGGTGGGGTTCGGCCACCGCGCAGGCTGCGTTCGCTCACCTGCTCACCTGGTTCCTGCTGCTGGCCGCGCCGCGTGCGGTGCTGGAGCTGCAGTACTCGCGCCGCGGCGGCCGGGGCCGTACGTCGGACGCGGACCAGCTCCGCCGCCTGACCGGCGTACCGGCGATCCTGTGGGTCGGCGTCTTCGGGCTGGTGACGCTCGGCTGCTTGGCGGTCGGCGTGATGTGGTCCGGTGTCCTGCCGAGCTAG
- a CDS encoding PQQ-like beta-propeller repeat protein: MGLPLVGGANEMIARRRFLQAAASSVAVTAVGSQLTTAAHAAGVDPEGTLRDLGPASVASPLGNGEFVGNVLYMGSRGLSPNVVGAWDLGTDKISKHYEIPTGVGIWAMCKVGTDVYVGTHAPSDLYKIDTVAGTVTKLASYPDEFIWTIASAPDGVIYMGTSQPGRVLEYNPATGVSRDLGEPAPGESYVRSIQADATHVYAGVGSNAHLIAINRTTGEKRELLPASLADRDWVSSMASSDTHIAGGVLSLAELLVVEKANPANHRIVKATAPGEKYIVAVLIHDGWVYFAGRPSGTIYRYHLATEKLEVLGVPFFEAATSRILEFEGRIYGLQDTGVFVYDPATSQLEYFSHVQRGFRAAPEAPMSVHSDGSWVYVGGKSGADLHELSTAKVTRLPIAGEPKTMLTVDGTTYLGIYTQAALYSHHIGEPEAKLLFRTGHNQDRPRDLAYDKRTGLIVMSTQPEPGHPNGALNVYNPGSGKVDTYRPIVERQTVLSLTASHGVAYLGTSTQEGLGAPPVTSTARLAAFDLSSRTLLWEIEPLPGIAAYTGVKHTPFAIYALTNTGVLVEYDLARRKVTRTLKVNNRGGDLVIAGFTAYTSDVDAVYRIDLLPLRSRKIVTGLASDWFGGGSKLNIDPSERWLYGIKGRNLVQVAISPYR, encoded by the coding sequence ATGGGTCTGCCACTCGTCGGAGGAGCCAACGAGATGATCGCCCGCCGCCGCTTTCTGCAAGCCGCCGCTTCGTCCGTCGCGGTGACCGCCGTCGGGTCCCAGCTGACCACCGCCGCTCATGCGGCCGGCGTTGACCCCGAGGGCACCCTGAGGGACCTCGGCCCGGCCAGCGTCGCCAGCCCGCTGGGTAACGGCGAGTTCGTCGGCAATGTGCTCTACATGGGTTCGCGCGGCCTGTCGCCGAACGTCGTCGGCGCCTGGGACCTCGGCACCGACAAGATCTCGAAGCACTACGAAATTCCCACCGGCGTCGGGATCTGGGCGATGTGCAAGGTCGGCACCGACGTGTACGTCGGCACGCACGCCCCCTCTGACCTCTACAAGATCGACACCGTCGCGGGGACCGTCACGAAGCTCGCCTCCTATCCGGACGAGTTCATCTGGACGATCGCGTCCGCCCCCGACGGCGTCATCTACATGGGTACGTCCCAGCCCGGCCGCGTCCTCGAGTACAACCCCGCCACCGGCGTCAGCCGGGACCTCGGTGAACCGGCGCCGGGCGAGTCGTACGTTCGCAGCATCCAGGCCGACGCCACCCACGTGTACGCCGGGGTCGGCTCGAACGCGCACCTGATCGCGATCAACCGCACAACCGGCGAGAAGCGCGAGCTGCTGCCCGCCAGCCTCGCCGATCGCGACTGGGTGTCGAGCATGGCGAGTTCGGACACTCATATCGCCGGCGGCGTCCTCTCGCTGGCCGAGCTCCTCGTGGTGGAGAAGGCGAACCCGGCCAACCACCGCATCGTCAAGGCGACAGCGCCCGGCGAGAAGTACATCGTCGCCGTACTGATCCACGACGGCTGGGTGTACTTCGCGGGCCGCCCGTCCGGCACGATCTACCGCTACCATCTCGCCACCGAGAAGCTGGAAGTCCTGGGTGTCCCGTTCTTCGAGGCCGCCACCAGCCGCATCCTCGAGTTCGAGGGACGCATCTACGGTCTGCAGGACACCGGCGTCTTCGTCTACGACCCGGCGACCAGCCAACTGGAGTACTTCAGCCACGTTCAGCGCGGCTTCCGGGCCGCGCCCGAGGCACCGATGTCGGTCCACTCCGACGGCAGTTGGGTGTACGTCGGAGGCAAGAGCGGAGCCGATCTCCACGAGCTCAGTACTGCCAAGGTCACCCGGCTGCCGATCGCCGGCGAGCCCAAGACCATGCTCACGGTCGACGGCACGACCTACCTCGGCATCTATACGCAGGCAGCGCTGTACTCGCACCACATCGGCGAGCCGGAGGCGAAGCTGCTGTTCAGGACCGGCCACAACCAGGACCGGCCGCGCGATCTCGCCTACGACAAACGCACCGGACTGATCGTGATGTCGACCCAGCCTGAGCCCGGTCACCCGAATGGCGCGCTCAACGTCTACAACCCGGGCAGTGGCAAGGTCGACACCTACCGGCCGATCGTGGAGCGCCAGACGGTCTTGTCGCTGACCGCCTCGCACGGCGTCGCGTACCTCGGAACCAGTACGCAGGAAGGCCTCGGCGCACCGCCGGTGACCTCGACAGCGCGGCTGGCGGCCTTCGATCTGAGCAGCCGCACGCTGCTCTGGGAGATCGAGCCGTTGCCGGGGATCGCCGCGTACACCGGCGTGAAGCACACCCCGTTCGCGATCTACGCACTCACCAACACCGGCGTCCTGGTCGAGTACGACTTGGCCCGGCGCAAAGTCACCCGGACGCTCAAGGTCAACAACCGCGGTGGGGATCTCGTCATCGCCGGATTCACCGCGTACACGAGCGACGTGGACGCGGTGTACCGGATCGACCTGCTCCCGCTCCGGTCCCGGAAGATCGTCACCGGGCTGGCCAGCGACTGGTTCGGGGGTGGCTCGAAACTGAACATCGACCCCTCCGAGCGCTGGCTCTACGGCATCAAGGGCCGCAACCTGGTCCAGGTCGCGATCTCGCCCTACCGCTGA
- a CDS encoding mycothiol transferase → MKTSELLLDAHSRIHEVLHEVVTGLDDRTLASRPGNSANSIAWLVWHLTRVQDDHLADAGEYEQVYTADGWHERLGLPLDAADTGYAHTSEQVELVKLSAEQLLGYYDAVHRRTAEFLRTVTDEGLDRIVDRRWNPPVTLGVRLVSVIDDCAQHSGQAAYVKGLLS, encoded by the coding sequence ATGAAGACAAGTGAATTGCTGCTCGACGCACACAGCCGGATTCACGAGGTACTGCACGAGGTCGTGACCGGGCTCGACGACAGGACGCTCGCGAGCCGGCCGGGCAACAGCGCGAACTCGATCGCCTGGCTCGTCTGGCACCTGACACGCGTCCAGGACGATCACCTGGCGGACGCGGGCGAGTACGAGCAGGTCTACACCGCGGACGGCTGGCACGAGCGACTCGGGCTGCCGCTCGACGCGGCCGACACCGGGTATGCGCACACTTCCGAGCAGGTCGAGCTGGTCAAGCTCTCCGCGGAGCAGCTGCTCGGGTACTACGACGCGGTCCACCGGCGGACCGCCGAGTTCCTGCGCACGGTGACGGACGAGGGCCTCGACCGGATCGTCGACCGCCGGTGGAACCCGCCGGTCACGCTCGGCGTGCGACTGGTCAGCGTCATCGACGACTGCGCTCAGCACTCGGGTCAGGCGGCATACGTGAAGGGCCTGCTCAGCTGA
- a CDS encoding exodeoxyribonuclease III: protein MRVATWNVNSVKQRMPRLLDWLDERQPDVVCLQETKLADDAFTALLGEELTARGYEIGLYGAPQWNGVALLSKVGLEDVVIGVEGAPGFPDPEPRAIAATCGGIRVHSLYVPNGRVPDSDHYHYKLAWLAALTEVVAHGPADQIVCGDMNIAPTDADVFDPAAYVGQTHVTPPERQALAELMAAKDLHDVVRDRWPDHRIFSYWDYRAGMFHQDLGMRIDLMLATVPVAERVKAAWIDRKARKGTGPSDHAPVIIDLDTAPDGDIGPVVPPPSAPRTPRKKTTKLPQSR from the coding sequence ATGCGAGTCGCGACGTGGAATGTGAACTCGGTCAAGCAGCGGATGCCGCGGCTGCTCGACTGGCTCGACGAGCGGCAGCCGGACGTGGTGTGCCTGCAGGAGACGAAGCTGGCGGACGACGCGTTCACCGCGCTGCTAGGTGAAGAGCTGACCGCCCGCGGCTACGAGATCGGCCTCTACGGCGCCCCGCAGTGGAACGGTGTCGCCCTGCTGTCGAAGGTCGGTCTCGAGGACGTGGTGATCGGCGTGGAGGGTGCGCCGGGCTTCCCGGACCCGGAGCCGCGCGCGATCGCGGCGACCTGTGGCGGCATCCGCGTCCACTCGCTCTACGTGCCGAACGGGCGCGTCCCGGACTCCGATCACTACCACTACAAACTCGCCTGGCTCGCCGCGCTCACGGAGGTCGTCGCCCACGGGCCGGCCGACCAGATCGTCTGCGGCGACATGAACATCGCACCGACCGACGCCGACGTCTTCGACCCCGCGGCGTACGTCGGCCAGACACATGTGACCCCGCCCGAACGGCAGGCGCTCGCGGAACTGATGGCCGCGAAGGACCTGCACGACGTGGTCCGCGACCGCTGGCCGGATCACCGCATCTTCAGCTACTGGGACTACCGCGCGGGGATGTTCCACCAGGACCTCGGCATGCGGATCGACCTGATGCTCGCCACCGTTCCGGTCGCCGAGCGGGTCAAGGCCGCCTGGATCGACCGGAAGGCCCGCAAGGGCACCGGCCCGAGCGACCACGCGCCGGTGATCATCGACCTCGACACCGCGCCGGACGGCGACATAGGTCCGGTCGTGCCGCCACCGTCGGCGCCGCGCACGCCGCGGAAGAAGACCACCAAGCTGCCGCAGAGTCGCTGA